The following are encoded together in the Brassica napus cultivar Da-Ae chromosome A9, Da-Ae, whole genome shotgun sequence genome:
- the LOC106415820 gene encoding E3 ubiquitin-protein ligase SDIR1, protein MSFVFRGSRGDLESGFSGFIPERRAMRVHGARPVNSNSLAFLVTVLLLFMILNSHQMPPNFLLWLVLGVFLMATTLRMYATCQQLQAQAQAHVAAASGLFSHTELRLHVPPSIALATRGRLQGLRLQLALLDREFDDLDYETLRALDSDNVPTNSMSEEEINALPVHKYKVLDPENGSSLTKQASTSSSAEKNQVSVSVSKKGTEDELTCSVCLEQVTVGEVVRTLPCLHQFHAVCIDPWLRQQGTCPVCKFKAHSGWQEQDDGTDDDDDDDEASVMV, encoded by the exons atgagtttcGTATTCAGGGGAAGTAGAGGAGATTTAGAGAGCGGATTCTCAGGTTTCATACCCGAGAGACGCGCTATG CGTGTCCATGGAGCTCGACCTGTTAACTCTAACTCTCTCGCTTTTCTTGTCACCG TTCTCTTGCTGTTTATGATTCTCAATTCGCATCAGATGCCTCCTAACTTCCTG CTCTGGCTTGTGCTTGGGGTGTTTTTGATGGCGACGACTCTTAGGATGTATGCGACTTGCCAGCAACTTCAAGCTCAGGCTCAGGCTCATGTTGCAGCAGCTAGTGGGCTCTTTAGCCACACTGAGCTGAGGTTGCATGTGCCTCCCTCCATTGCTCTTGCGACGAGAGGGCGTCTTCAAGGGCTGAGGCTCCAGCTGGCTCTTCTTGATCGGGAGTTTGATGACTTAG ATTATGAAACTCTAAGAGCACTTGATTCTGATAATGTCCCCACAAATTCTATGAGCGAGGAAGAGATAAATGCGCTTCCAGTACACAAGTACAAGGTTTTGGATCCTGAAAA TGGTTCCTCTTTGACAAAGCAGGCATCAACCTCATCCTCAGCGGAG AAGAATCAAGTTTCTGTAAGTGTGAGTAAAAAAGGAACAGAAGACGAGCTCACTTGTAGTGTTTGCCTCGAACAAGTTACCGTAGGGGAAGTTGTTCGCACCCTACCTTGCTTGCATCAG TTTCATGCAGTCTGTATCGATCCGTGGCTTAGACAGCAAGGAACATGTCCTGTTTGTAAGTTCAAGGCTCATTCAGGATGGCAAGAACAAGACGACGGgacagatgatgatgatgatgatgatgaagcctCCGTCATGGTTTGA
- the LOC106415821 gene encoding peptidyl-prolyl cis-trans isomerase FKBP20-1, with protein MGDEIDLSGDGGVLKQIVRRAKPDAIAPSDDFPVVDVHYEGVLAEDGKVFDTTREDNLVFSFELGSGSVIRSWDIALKTMKVGEVAKLTCKPEYAYGSGGSPPDIPPDATLIFEVELVACRPRKGASVGSVSEDRARLEDLKKQREIAAAAKEDDKKKREEAKAAAAARIQAKLDAKKGQGKGKGKGKSK; from the exons ATGGGGGATGAGATTGATTTGAGTGGAGATGGAGGGGTCTTGAAGCAGATTGTAAGGAGAGCTAAACCTGATGCTATTGCACCTTCTGATGATTTTCCTGTTGTTGATG TTCACTATGAGGGTGTATTGGCTGAAGATGGAAAGGTCTTTGATACTACACGCGAAGACAATCTGGTTTTCTCCTTTGAGTTGGGTTCAGGGAGTGTTATCAGGTCCTGGGACATTGCACTTAAGACCATGAAG GTTGGGGAAGTTGCAAAACTCACATGTAAGCCAGAGTATGCTTACGGAAGTGGTGGATCTCCTCCCGACATCCCACCTGA TGCAACTTTGATTTTCGAAGTGGAATTGGTTGCTTGTAGACCGAGGAAAGGTGCTAGTGTTGGAAGTGTTTCTGAGGATAGAGCCAGGCTAGA AGATCTGAAGAAGCAGAGAGAAATTGCTGCGGCTGCTAAAGAGGATgataagaagaagagagaagaagcaaAAGCTGCTGCAGCTGCTAGGATTCAAGCTAAGCTAGACGCTAAGAAGGGTCAAGGCAAGGGAAAAGGCAAAGGCAAATCTAAATGA